A window from Bacteroidota bacterium encodes these proteins:
- the recO gene encoding DNA repair protein RecO has protein sequence MIVESEAIVLRARKQGETSKIVTLYTRSFGKLNVIAKGAREIKSKFGGALEMFARSNVVFYKKDKPEGGLYLLSKADLADSNGAILKSLDTIESATAIVELILRAMHDEEEHPEVFDLLAGSLRQLSTNENPRIVQFRFYMEFVVTMGFGLGEQAERSLSPEARAWLRSLSRNENTSIAPGLEEELQRFFRDYFAEHLPGMNSHSMRSEKVFSEL, from the coding sequence ATGATAGTAGAATCCGAAGCCATCGTACTCCGCGCCCGAAAACAGGGCGAGACGTCCAAAATTGTGACGCTCTACACGCGCTCGTTCGGGAAGTTGAACGTCATCGCCAAAGGTGCGCGTGAAATCAAAAGCAAGTTCGGCGGCGCGCTCGAAATGTTCGCGCGCTCGAATGTCGTCTTTTATAAGAAGGATAAGCCCGAAGGGGGACTCTATCTCCTTTCAAAGGCCGATCTCGCGGATTCGAACGGCGCGATCCTGAAAAGCTTGGATACGATCGAATCGGCCACAGCGATTGTCGAGTTGATCCTGCGCGCAATGCATGATGAGGAAGAGCATCCCGAGGTGTTCGATTTGCTTGCGGGAAGTCTTCGGCAGCTTTCCACGAATGAAAATCCTCGGATCGTCCAATTCCGATTCTATATGGAATTCGTGGTCACGATGGGTTTTGGGCTTGGCGAGCAGGCGGAGCGTTCGCTTTCGCCGGAGGCACGGGCGTGGCTTCGATCGCTCAGCCGGAATGAAAACACATCTATCGCTCCGGGGCTCGAAGAAGAGCTTCAGCGCTTCTTCCGTGACTATTTTGCGGAGCATCTGCCCGGCATGAATTCACACTCGATGCGCAGCGAGAAAGTGTTTTCGGAGTTGTAA
- the secF gene encoding protein translocase subunit SecF, with protein MRFFRKTSIDFIGKRRTWYVVSILITVTGIVWALFRGVEYGIDFAGGTEVQLQFQKDVSIEQMRGALDAAGIRGAEVKYYGRDASGVLVRVREGAQGAQAGAEATKKVLGAVAQGFPTNKSILLQEQHIGPKIGAELRAKAVWAVFFTCVVILIYLAFRFRFVYGLGAVIAIIHDVLVAFAFAVICNGIWPWLNLEMNSTLLAAFLTIVGFSVNDTVIIFDRIREDQKKYKGQSLKEIMNRAINETLPRTIITSGTVFLTLLVLFIWGGEVLRGFAFTMLIGVITGTYSSIFVASAIAYDWLERGKSKTTPVAANVRSRRSAGQMATSV; from the coding sequence ATGAGATTTTTTCGTAAGACCAGCATTGATTTTATTGGGAAGCGCCGTACCTGGTATGTCGTTTCAATCCTCATCACTGTCACCGGTATTGTCTGGGCGCTGTTTCGCGGCGTCGAGTATGGTATTGATTTCGCGGGCGGTACGGAGGTCCAACTGCAGTTTCAAAAGGATGTCAGCATCGAGCAAATGCGCGGCGCATTGGATGCAGCAGGCATCCGTGGTGCGGAAGTAAAGTACTACGGGCGGGACGCGTCCGGAGTTCTCGTCCGTGTTCGTGAGGGCGCGCAGGGTGCACAGGCTGGCGCGGAAGCAACGAAAAAAGTGCTCGGCGCCGTTGCACAGGGATTCCCGACCAACAAGTCCATTCTTTTGCAGGAGCAGCATATTGGTCCGAAGATCGGAGCGGAACTCCGAGCAAAAGCGGTCTGGGCGGTTTTCTTTACTTGCGTCGTGATCCTGATCTACCTCGCATTTCGCTTCCGGTTTGTCTATGGATTGGGAGCAGTCATTGCTATCATCCACGATGTGCTGGTCGCGTTTGCTTTCGCGGTCATCTGCAATGGCATCTGGCCATGGCTGAATCTTGAGATGAACTCGACATTGCTGGCGGCGTTCCTGACGATCGTCGGCTTCTCGGTCAACGATACGGTTATTATCTTCGACCGAATCCGTGAGGACCAGAAGAAGTACAAGGGTCAATCCCTGAAAGAGATTATGAACCGCGCCATCAACGAGACGCTGCCACGAACGATCATCACGTCCGGCACCGTCTTCCTGACACTGCTCGTGCTTTTCATCTGGGGCGGTGAGGTCTTACGCGGGTTCGCGTTCACGATGCTCATCGGTGTTATCACCGGGACATACTCATCGATCTTTGTGGCAAGTGCCATCGCGTATGATTGGCTCGAGCGTGGCAAATCGAAGACGACGCCAGTAGCCGCGAACGTCCGCAGCCGCCGGTCGGCGGGACAGATGGCCACTTCGGTCTGA
- a CDS encoding Xaa-Pro peptidase family protein, which yields MARLAKLQRIVKDKGLDALLVSHLPHIQYLIAFTGSNGLLIVPAQGKPHFFTDFRYKAQVKQEVIGAKISIVERDRNIQDALVERQLFSDYDSLGFEKQHISYALFDFLRTKFRHVKLVPETEMVEKLTVIKSEDEILVMKKAAEITDKVYTTVTEMMKPGMTEREIAAEIAYHTRLEGGERDAFNIIVASGERSALPHGAASDKKIRKNELVTLDFGCVYRGFNSDMTRTVAMGRVSTELQKIYEIVRVSQQRTIDKLHAGMNAREVDTLARDYITLHGYGSKFGHSTGHGLGIEVHEMPSLNQRGERYKLEANQVVTIEPGIYLEGIGGVRIEDDVVIRKDGCEVLTCSPKDLIVL from the coding sequence ATGGCTCGTTTAGCGAAATTACAGCGAATTGTAAAGGATAAGGGCTTGGACGCCCTGCTCGTCTCGCACCTGCCGCATATACAATATTTGATTGCCTTCACTGGTTCGAACGGCTTGCTGATTGTCCCGGCACAGGGAAAACCTCACTTCTTTACCGATTTCCGGTATAAGGCCCAAGTCAAACAAGAGGTCATTGGAGCCAAAATCTCGATTGTCGAGCGCGACAGAAACATACAAGATGCGCTGGTCGAACGGCAACTCTTCAGCGATTACGATTCGCTGGGCTTCGAAAAGCAACATATCTCCTATGCACTCTTCGATTTCCTACGCACAAAATTCCGTCATGTAAAGCTCGTCCCCGAGACAGAAATGGTCGAGAAGCTCACAGTCATCAAGAGCGAGGACGAGATCCTTGTGATGAAGAAGGCTGCCGAGATCACGGACAAGGTCTATACAACGGTCACCGAGATGATGAAACCCGGTATGACCGAGCGCGAGATCGCTGCCGAAATTGCGTATCACACCCGCCTGGAAGGCGGCGAACGCGATGCCTTCAATATTATCGTTGCCAGCGGCGAGCGTTCGGCATTGCCACACGGTGCCGCGAGCGATAAGAAGATTCGCAAGAACGAACTCGTTACGCTCGATTTCGGATGCGTCTATCGCGGATTCAACTCGGACATGACCCGCACTGTTGCCATGGGCCGGGTTTCGACGGAGCTGCAAAAGATTTACGAGATCGTCAGAGTCTCTCAGCAGCGCACGATCGATAAGCTGCACGCCGGCATGAATGCCCGCGAAGTAGATACACTCGCTCGCGACTATATTACGCTGCATGGTTATGGCTCGAAATTCGGCCACTCGACCGGACATGGACTGGGCATCGAAGTACACGAAATGCCATCGCTCAATCAGCGCGGCGAGCGCTACAAACTCGAAGCGAATCAGGTCGTCACGATCGAACCTGGAATTTACCTCGAAGGCATCGGCGGCGTCCGCATCGAGGATGATGTCGTCATTCGCAAAGATGGCTGCGAAGTCCTGACATGCTCGCCGAAGGATCTGATAGTCCTGTAA
- a CDS encoding adenylosuccinate synthase: MPNTIILGAQWGDEGKGKIVDLLAADADIVARYQGGANAGHTIKLPDGREFVLHLIPSGIFHPDVTCVIGNGVVIDPVALLEEIHMIEREGVQVRGRLFISHNAHLIMPYHKMIDKAAEARLSQQKDGSAVGTTGRGIGPAYEDKFARKGIRIVDLLDRESLREKLRRNIAEKNELLEKFYGASELCDVDSIIHEYEAFDQEMDAYITDTPLLLNRAIREGKSLLLEGAQAALLDIDFGTYPYVTSSNPTAGGACTGLGIPPMAIDRVIGVAKAYATRVGNGPFPTECLDEVGETLRKVGREYGATTGRPRRCGWFDAVAVRYTNMINGVSSLALTKLDVLSDMPEVKLCTRYERMTDGRQIEHFTTDLRQLANSRPVYESFEGWRAEDMKGATSREELPRAVKKYLDALEREVECPLEIISIGAGREETLTAENVLSV; encoded by the coding sequence ATGCCGAATACCATCATTCTTGGCGCCCAGTGGGGCGATGAGGGGAAGGGGAAGATTGTCGATCTCCTTGCCGCTGATGCCGATATCGTAGCCCGCTATCAAGGCGGAGCCAATGCCGGCCATACCATTAAGCTCCCTGATGGCCGTGAGTTCGTGCTCCATCTCATCCCCAGCGGCATTTTTCATCCGGATGTCACCTGTGTGATCGGCAACGGCGTCGTGATCGATCCCGTCGCGCTGCTCGAAGAGATTCACATGATCGAGCGCGAGGGGGTGCAAGTGCGTGGCAGGCTCTTCATCTCGCACAACGCGCACCTCATCATGCCGTACCATAAGATGATCGATAAGGCCGCCGAAGCTCGACTGTCGCAGCAGAAGGATGGCAGCGCTGTCGGGACAACCGGTCGTGGCATCGGTCCGGCATACGAGGATAAATTCGCACGCAAGGGTATTCGCATCGTCGATCTGCTCGATCGCGAATCACTCCGCGAAAAGCTCCGCCGGAATATTGCGGAGAAGAACGAGTTGCTCGAGAAATTCTACGGCGCCAGCGAACTTTGCGATGTCGATTCGATCATTCACGAGTATGAAGCCTTCGATCAGGAGATGGACGCCTACATCACCGACACGCCGCTTCTGTTGAATCGTGCTATTCGCGAAGGGAAATCCTTGCTCCTCGAAGGTGCGCAGGCCGCATTACTCGATATTGATTTTGGGACATATCCTTATGTGACATCCAGCAATCCCACGGCGGGCGGTGCCTGCACCGGACTCGGCATTCCACCGATGGCAATCGACCGTGTGATCGGAGTCGCCAAGGCGTACGCCACCCGCGTTGGCAATGGACCCTTCCCGACGGAGTGCCTGGACGAAGTTGGCGAGACCCTCCGCAAAGTCGGCCGCGAATACGGCGCGACGACCGGACGCCCGAGAAGATGCGGATGGTTCGATGCCGTGGCGGTCCGCTACACAAATATGATCAACGGCGTGTCATCGCTCGCGCTGACCAAGCTCGACGTGCTGAGCGACATGCCGGAAGTGAAACTCTGCACGCGCTACGAACGAATGACCGATGGCCGTCAGATCGAGCATTTCACGACCGATCTTCGCCAACTCGCCAATAGCCGTCCGGTGTATGAGTCCTTCGAAGGCTGGCGAGCTGAAGACATGAAGGGCGCAACCTCGCGTGAGGAATTGCCACGGGCAGTGAAAAAGTATCTCGACGCGCTCGAGCGGGAAGTCGAGTGTCCGCTCGAAATCATCTCGATAGGTGCCGGACGAGAGGAGACGCTTACTGCCGAGAACGTGCTGAGTGTTTAG
- a CDS encoding TldD/PmbA family protein → MINLLDLDELQALGKKILAHSKSEWAEVSLGSSHVSNLRYAANTVTTSGSYTNTSVSITAVNGKRAGTVSTNDLSDDGLHRAVARAEEIAGLAPENDELAPPLTAKQAYPRSSAYDARSTDLEWAAQQRSKIAASAIKEATAHQFQTAGFLESGIHHSVYRNTKGIIAADQHTRTTFSNTMRSAEGKSSGWNKRASHAISLLDAQSAILRSSEKCVAWDGAKSMDPGVYKAILEPSAVADLLQQFAWALDARDAEEGRSAFSRPNGATALGTQIVGEKVHIYSDPSHPLVPSGVYGESGLAVPATEWVAGGKLMNLHRNRYWAQKSGKAPLPGPTNLIMDGGTMLPEDYLTTVKEGLLITSFWYIRDLDNQTLVKTGLTRDGLYWVEDGKIQYGVSNFRWNESPITMLQNVIDFSVPVVTAPRDGWDGMPMYVPMIYVSGFNFASQSDAV, encoded by the coding sequence ATGATTAACCTGCTCGATCTCGATGAATTGCAGGCGCTCGGCAAAAAGATTCTCGCCCACTCGAAATCCGAATGGGCTGAAGTCTCACTGGGAAGCAGCCATGTTTCGAATTTACGATACGCCGCGAATACCGTTACAACCAGTGGGTCGTATACCAACACTTCGGTCTCGATTACGGCCGTGAATGGGAAACGGGCCGGTACAGTATCGACAAACGACCTCTCGGATGACGGATTGCATCGCGCCGTTGCACGCGCGGAAGAAATCGCGGGGCTTGCGCCCGAGAACGATGAACTCGCACCGCCGCTCACGGCGAAGCAGGCCTATCCTCGGTCTTCGGCTTACGATGCTCGCTCGACGGACCTGGAGTGGGCAGCGCAGCAACGGTCGAAGATTGCAGCCAGTGCGATCAAAGAGGCGACCGCGCATCAGTTTCAGACAGCCGGATTCCTCGAGTCCGGTATCCACCATAGCGTCTACCGCAATACCAAAGGGATCATTGCGGCCGATCAACACACGCGTACGACCTTCTCCAACACGATGCGTTCTGCCGAAGGCAAGTCGAGCGGGTGGAACAAGCGTGCCTCCCATGCGATCTCGTTACTCGATGCGCAGAGCGCAATCCTGCGTTCCAGCGAGAAGTGCGTAGCATGGGACGGTGCAAAGAGTATGGATCCCGGTGTTTATAAAGCGATCCTCGAGCCAAGCGCAGTCGCTGATCTCCTTCAGCAATTTGCATGGGCGCTCGATGCTCGCGATGCGGAGGAAGGCCGCAGCGCATTCTCCCGGCCGAATGGCGCAACTGCGCTCGGCACCCAGATCGTTGGCGAGAAAGTTCATATTTATAGTGACCCCTCACATCCGTTGGTCCCGAGCGGGGTATACGGCGAGAGTGGCCTTGCTGTCCCGGCAACAGAGTGGGTCGCGGGCGGCAAGTTGATGAACTTGCACCGCAACCGTTATTGGGCGCAGAAATCCGGCAAAGCTCCACTACCCGGACCAACAAATCTTATTATGGATGGCGGCACAATGCTACCAGAGGATTATCTCACCACGGTCAAAGAAGGTTTGCTGATTACCAGCTTTTGGTACATCCGCGATCTCGATAATCAGACTCTCGTCAAAACCGGCCTTACCCGCGATGGACTCTATTGGGTTGAGGATGGAAAGATCCAGTATGGCGTCTCCAACTTCCGTTGGAATGAGTCGCCAATCACTATGCTCCAGAATGTTATCGACTTTTCAGTGCCGGTCGTCACTGCTCCCCGCGATGGCTGGGACGGGATGCCAATGTACGTGCCGATGATTTACGTGAGCGGATTCAACTTTGCCTCGCAAAGCGACGCGGTCTAA
- a CDS encoding DUF6496 domain-containing protein, which produces MKKLSAEGGDDAMPRKYGKAASKSVESAMHREKAGTLRSGRSGKKVTSRKQAIAIGLSEAREKGAKVPKKSTRNS; this is translated from the coding sequence TTGAAGAAGTTATCAGCGGAAGGAGGTGATGACGCAATGCCCAGAAAATATGGCAAGGCCGCATCGAAATCGGTCGAGAGTGCGATGCACAGAGAGAAAGCTGGAACGTTACGCAGTGGACGTTCCGGCAAGAAAGTAACGAGCCGGAAGCAGGCGATTGCAATCGGTTTATCCGAGGCACGGGAAAAAGGCGCGAAGGTGCCGAAGAAATCAACGCGAAACTCTTGA
- a CDS encoding STAS domain-containing protein, whose amino-acid sequence MISSFNSTPGKLTVSLSGDLIGGSDAMKFSIDLRESLASHTPKHVVVDASQVGFVNSSGLGMLIAARQSALEHGAEFTLESPGSQLKSLLNVTKLTELMGA is encoded by the coding sequence ATGATCTCATCCTTTAATTCGACCCCGGGCAAGCTCACCGTATCGCTCTCGGGCGATCTCATCGGTGGTTCGGATGCTATGAAGTTCTCCATTGACTTGCGAGAGTCGCTCGCAAGTCACACACCGAAGCACGTGGTTGTCGATGCCTCACAGGTGGGATTCGTCAACAGCTCGGGCCTCGGAATGCTCATCGCCGCCAGACAGTCCGCGCTCGAGCATGGCGCTGAGTTCACGCTCGAATCCCCCGGCAGCCAACTCAAGAGTCTGCTGAATGTCACGAAACTCACGGAGTTGATGGGCGCGTAA
- the secD gene encoding protein translocase subunit SecD, with translation MKKNRAKIILILLFIAGAIYALYPTYQSQKLKSELDEFGTTGRDSVRRAQWLAQNAEDMKSASTKAIKLGLDLRGGIYVTMEVDVLKFLEEQALQKDDLLDSVLKITEREEATTENPIVPLFVQHFNDIAKPKGKSLANYFYFADANNGDDKSIQAALQKGVDEAVDRAIEIIRNRIDQFGLTEPTIQKQGSRRIIIELPGGQDVNQVHQLLQGTAQLEFRVLKDQKIVERVLERIDKHLAGDTSLAKFVMTDSARKAEAAAAKSDSTKAKAIAAKDTTAKDTSKAAIAGMTPEDSAHRADSLAEIGMTQEQKAARFIKLHPFQYLLARSTPQRAQSFIVNEQDRSSIKQILQRPDVKPIYGDEVAVMFGRPMPSANNTVNYYEVYFLAAQPELTGKVITDARADISQQDGRPEVSMQMDEDGAHVWRRVTKANINKQVAIVLDSVVYSAPKVLGEIPSGNSQITGIGDMTEANLLKIVLKAGALPAPVKIIQESVVGPSLGADSISKGTWSIVWSFIVVIIFMAFYYITGGLVADMAVLINLLFTMAVLATFGATLTLPGMAGLVLTVGIAVDANVLIYERIREELSLGKSLKLAMDDGYHRAFAPIFDGHLTAFFSGVILYAFGTGTVQGFAVTLMIGVAASLFTAIVITRVIFDILMERNQSVIKFG, from the coding sequence GTGAAAAAGAACCGCGCCAAGATTATCCTTATCCTGCTTTTTATTGCGGGAGCTATTTATGCGCTCTATCCGACGTATCAGTCGCAAAAGCTGAAAAGCGAGCTCGACGAGTTCGGCACGACCGGCCGCGACTCGGTTCGCCGCGCTCAGTGGCTTGCGCAGAATGCCGAAGACATGAAGAGCGCCAGTACCAAAGCGATCAAGCTCGGCCTCGATCTGCGCGGCGGTATTTACGTCACGATGGAAGTGGACGTGCTCAAGTTTCTTGAAGAGCAGGCCCTGCAAAAAGACGATTTGCTCGACTCCGTCCTCAAAATCACGGAGCGCGAAGAGGCAACCACGGAGAATCCCATTGTCCCGCTATTTGTCCAGCATTTCAACGACATTGCGAAGCCGAAGGGCAAATCGCTGGCCAACTACTTCTATTTTGCCGACGCGAACAATGGCGATGACAAGAGCATCCAGGCCGCGCTCCAAAAGGGCGTCGATGAGGCCGTCGATCGCGCCATTGAGATTATTCGCAATCGTATCGATCAGTTCGGACTGACCGAACCGACGATCCAAAAGCAAGGCTCACGCCGGATTATTATCGAGCTTCCGGGAGGCCAGGACGTCAACCAGGTCCACCAGCTCCTCCAAGGGACAGCACAGCTTGAATTCCGCGTCCTGAAGGACCAGAAGATTGTCGAACGCGTCCTCGAGCGCATCGATAAACACTTGGCTGGCGATACCAGTCTCGCGAAGTTCGTCATGACCGACTCGGCCCGAAAGGCCGAAGCAGCTGCTGCTAAATCGGACTCTACCAAGGCCAAGGCGATTGCAGCCAAGGACACGACCGCTAAAGACACGAGCAAAGCCGCAATCGCTGGCATGACTCCTGAAGATTCGGCGCACCGCGCGGATTCACTCGCGGAGATTGGCATGACGCAAGAGCAAAAGGCGGCCCGCTTTATCAAGCTCCATCCGTTCCAGTATCTTCTCGCACGCAGCACGCCGCAGCGCGCCCAGAGCTTTATCGTCAACGAACAGGACCGCAGTTCGATCAAGCAAATCCTGCAGCGGCCGGATGTCAAGCCCATCTATGGGGACGAAGTGGCAGTCATGTTTGGCCGGCCAATGCCTTCGGCAAACAATACGGTAAACTATTACGAGGTCTATTTCCTCGCGGCGCAGCCGGAGTTGACGGGCAAAGTCATCACCGATGCTCGCGCGGACATCAGCCAGCAGGATGGCCGCCCCGAAGTCTCCATGCAAATGGATGAAGACGGTGCGCACGTGTGGCGCCGCGTCACCAAAGCGAACATCAATAAGCAAGTCGCGATCGTACTCGATAGCGTGGTCTATTCCGCGCCGAAGGTACTCGGCGAAATTCCGAGCGGCAACTCGCAGATCACCGGGATCGGCGATATGACCGAGGCGAATTTGCTCAAGATTGTCCTGAAGGCCGGCGCGTTACCGGCCCCGGTCAAGATCATTCAGGAGTCCGTCGTCGGACCATCTCTCGGAGCAGATTCAATCTCCAAGGGCACCTGGTCTATCGTCTGGAGCTTTATCGTCGTGATCATTTTCATGGCCTTCTATTATATCACCGGCGGACTCGTCGCGGATATGGCCGTGCTCATCAACTTACTCTTCACGATGGCCGTGCTCGCCACGTTTGGCGCGACACTGACGCTCCCCGGTATGGCGGGGCTTGTGCTCACCGTCGGTATCGCAGTCGATGCCAACGTGCTGATCTACGAGCGTATTCGAGAAGAGCTGAGTCTTGGGAAATCGCTGAAGCTCGCCATGGACGATGGATATCACCGTGCGTTTGCACCGATCTTCGACGGCCATTTGACGGCGTTCTTCTCGGGTGTGATTTTGTATGCGTTCGGCACCGGGACGGTGCAAGGCTTCGCAGTGACGCTCATGATCGGTGTGGCTGCATCGCTCTTTACGGCAATCGTGATCACGCGAGTGATCTTCGACATCCTCATGGAGCGCAATCAGTCAGTCATCAAGTTTGGATAA
- a CDS encoding TldD/PmbA family protein, with protein sequence MNRRLFLKGALATGAISLANLDQLAKANAARVAPKRMDTPLTKPGKTEQDLADTLIAHAKSLGATYCDVRLVRMLSQSVTARNNVVTGLSDNESYGMGIRVIKNGTWGFAGTREVNEASGKMTVAEAIVIAESNSKIQAVPLDLAPVQAVTAEWKTPIKKNPFEVSFKDRAQFLLDMHALGASAPLGNNKLTLTSDLRCVREEKYFASSEGSRIWQEATRIDPSTWATVADPAKGEFASRALFVLPQGRGFEYVEEYPYKDEIKEAAQEANEKLTATPVEPGKYDLVLHPTHLWLTIHESIGHPTELDRILGYEANFAGTSFLPADKWNGYSYGSSYMNIMADRTQDGALATIGYDDDGVPAQSYPIIEKGELVALQTTREQAKMIGEKTSRGESYAEGWWNIPFQRMPNVSLQPNKKPMSLDDIIKDTGKGIFIKGNSSYSIDQQRYNFQFTGQVAYAIEDGKIGHMLRDVAYYGKTSKFWDNLDAVGDQTTYMLGGAMYDGKGEPMQSNPVSHGCPVARFSNQRVINTRQQSANAKKGMMDYD encoded by the coding sequence ATGAATCGCCGACTGTTCCTGAAAGGCGCGCTGGCAACCGGCGCAATATCACTCGCGAATCTCGATCAACTCGCGAAAGCGAACGCGGCCAGAGTGGCCCCGAAACGGATGGATACTCCGCTGACCAAGCCCGGCAAGACCGAGCAGGACCTTGCCGACACGCTGATCGCCCACGCGAAATCGCTTGGCGCGACCTATTGCGATGTCCGGCTGGTGCGCATGCTCTCGCAATCGGTGACCGCACGAAACAATGTCGTCACCGGACTCTCCGACAATGAGTCTTACGGTATGGGCATCCGAGTCATCAAGAATGGGACCTGGGGGTTCGCCGGAACCCGTGAAGTGAATGAGGCCAGCGGCAAGATGACAGTTGCCGAAGCGATTGTCATTGCCGAGAGTAACTCGAAGATCCAAGCTGTACCGCTCGATCTTGCGCCAGTTCAGGCCGTTACTGCCGAGTGGAAGACTCCGATCAAGAAGAACCCGTTCGAAGTCTCGTTCAAAGATCGGGCGCAGTTTCTGCTCGATATGCATGCTCTCGGAGCAAGTGCGCCGTTAGGCAATAACAAGCTGACGCTCACTTCCGACCTTCGGTGTGTCCGCGAAGAGAAATATTTTGCATCGAGTGAAGGCTCCCGGATTTGGCAGGAGGCAACAAGAATTGACCCTTCGACCTGGGCAACAGTAGCGGATCCGGCTAAAGGAGAGTTTGCTTCCCGCGCGCTCTTCGTGCTGCCCCAAGGCCGCGGATTCGAATATGTCGAGGAGTATCCCTATAAGGACGAGATCAAGGAAGCCGCCCAGGAGGCAAACGAGAAATTGACCGCCACTCCGGTAGAGCCCGGCAAGTACGATCTCGTGCTCCACCCGACGCATTTATGGCTCACGATCCACGAGTCCATCGGCCACCCAACAGAGCTCGACCGCATCTTAGGATATGAGGCGAACTTCGCGGGCACGAGCTTCCTGCCGGCGGATAAGTGGAATGGCTATTCTTATGGCTCATCCTATATGAATATCATGGCCGATCGAACGCAGGATGGCGCGCTGGCCACAATCGGCTATGACGATGATGGGGTCCCGGCTCAGTCCTATCCAATCATTGAGAAAGGCGAGTTGGTGGCGCTTCAGACGACACGCGAGCAAGCAAAGATGATCGGCGAAAAGACTTCGCGCGGCGAGAGCTACGCCGAAGGCTGGTGGAATATACCATTCCAACGCATGCCGAATGTGAGTTTGCAGCCGAACAAGAAGCCGATGTCGCTCGATGACATTATCAAGGATACCGGTAAAGGCATCTTCATCAAAGGCAACTCGAGTTACTCGATCGATCAACAGCGATACAACTTTCAATTTACCGGACAGGTCGCGTATGCGATCGAAGACGGAAAGATTGGCCACATGCTGAGGGATGTCGCGTATTACGGCAAGACCTCTAAGTTCTGGGACAATCTCGATGCCGTTGGCGATCAAACGACGTACATGCTCGGCGGCGCGATGTACGATGGCAAAGGTGAACCGATGCAGTCCAACCCGGTCTCGCATGGTTGCCCGGTTGCCCGCTTCTCCAATCAGCGAGTGATCAATACTCGGCAGCAATCTGCAAACGCCAAGAAGGGAATGATGGACTATGATTAA